Sequence from the Thermocoleostomius sinensis A174 genome:
GGCGTAATGCTAAGCACAGCTACGATCGCCGCGATGCACATTGCCCCCTTCCAGAGTACGCTTGACAATTTCCCGCGCTGCGAATTAAATGGCTTCAGTTTAGGAGGTACTCCTGAGTCTCCACTGTGAAAAGCGGAGGATACAAATCTCAGCGATTTCATAGTTTTCTCGCTTCCTTTACTTAAGGTTCATGCCTGTCAAAACGTTCAATTAACCGCCAGGTAGGAAGTTAAGAGGCTCAAAGGGTTCAAGGCAGAAGCTTGATCTGATCCATCAAGCTTTTGCCTTTTGTAGGTTCTAACGAATTAGAATCATGGTTGGTTGATTTGCCTCCTCCTCTGTTGACTGACGATCGGAATGAGAGGATGCCATAGATTTACTTTATTTAATTTTTATTTTCTCCTGGAAATTCTCAATACGCTAGATGCAGCAAGATTGAGAAGCTGCGATATAATACGGTGCCCTACTATATGTAGAGGTGACTAACCGCAAAAATCCGGAAGTAATAGCTATCCTTAGCGTTATTGATTTTTTTTGCAAAAAATATAATTTATTAGCGGCCGCATCACTGCACGCTAGAACAGTTTTGGTTAAAACAGTTCTCAAACTTTTTCGCAAACGCTAAGATTCAAGTGCTCAATCGAGCGATGAGGCAGGTGAAATGGTCGATCGACTCGGGGAATGACGAGGACGAGTTGGAGTCTGCTGATTGCGATTGCGATCGGCTCTACGCGGTGATGCAGAAAATTCGGTTGACACAGGGATGTCAGACTCCACCGGAGCAATTCCAGTCTCAAGAAGAGGAAGGTTTGTTGGCTGCCATGGGGACGAACGAAGCGTGACATCGGCTGAATCCAGCATTTGAGCTAATTGGGCCCGCTGTTGCAGGGTTTGGGTCGCAGACATCAAATTGCTGAGATTATTAATCAAATCGCGCACATCATCCCGAAAATTGGGATCACCCGTCAATTCATCTAAATCTGCCGTAATTTTTTGCACATTTTGAAACGTGGCGCGGGCCGAATCAAGGGTTTGTTGCAGCAGCAGTAGATTTTCGGAACTGCCTACGGCTTCGGTTAGGTTGCGCAAATTCGTTGACGCTTCGGCCGCATTGATCGACAACGATTCTAGATTAGTGACGAATCCGCCTTCTTCTAGCATGGGCGACAAACTACCTAAAATTGTTTGCAGTTCTTGCGTGGTGCCGTTGATATTGTCCAGGGTACTGATGAGAACGGTACGGTTACTGGTAATTAATTCATCAACTTGAGCGGCTGTCAGAGCGATCGTATCAGCAGCGCGTCCCACCGAGGCTACGCTACCATTGGCTGTATCCGACAGTTGCCCTAACTCCTGCCTCACCACTTGAGACAAGCTAGACACCTCGCGAGACAACTCAGCCACACCATCGGCTGCGTCGGCCGAGTTGCGCGTTAACGTGCGAATCTCACCGACAATTTCAGGATTGGAGAATAAATTGGTGAAGCGGGTGATGGAACCAATCAGTTCACTGAAATTCACACCCGACAATCCTTCTAGTCGATCGCCATTACAAATCACTGTGCTACTGTCGCAGGTATCGGACAAAGGATTGCTCGCCACCATATCGGGGGGCAAACTAACCTGCGGCTCAATGTCAATGTAGGTTTCGCCAATCAAGCCTGTTTGAATCACCTGAATGATGGAGTTTTGAGGAATCAGTAAGGTGGCTGGTTTGACTTCTACATCCACCGCCACAATGTTGGCAGCGGGACGTACAGCCACCGTTCTGCCCACGGCCACGCCACGATACCGCACCGGGGCCCCCAATTCCATTCCAGCGATATTTGTGAATTCGATCGTGAAACGGTAGCCCCGTCGATTCAAATCAAAGCCTCGAATCCAGAGGATGAGTCCGCCGAATAGCGTCAATCCCAACAAAAACAATAACCCAACTGAGCCTTCTCGAATCGTTCGCGATCGCATGATTTCCCCTTTCCTCTAGCTCATCACTTGAATAGGCCCCTCCACGCTGCCACTGAAGAATTGTTGAACGGCAGGATCATCTGTTGTATCAACATCCTCGACTTGCCCTTGCCACTTCACTTTACCTTGGTAAAGAAACACGATGCGATCGGTCGCGCGACGAATGGTGCTGTGTTGATGCGTCACAATCGCATACGTACCGCAGCCGCCTTGCCGATGTTGCAGATCGCGAATCAGGTCTTCAATAATGGTAGAGGCGATTGGATCGAGTCCGGCCGTTGGCTCATCATAGAGCAAAACTTCCGGATTCTCAGCCGGATTCTCTGGGTTTTCCATGATGGCGCGGGCCAAACTCACTCGCTTTCGCATTCCTCCCGATAATTCTGCTGGATAGAGATGCCCTGTTCCCGGTAGTCCTACCATTTCCAATTTGTCTTCCACTAGTTGTCGAATTCGATGGCGGGGCAAATGAGAATGTTGATAGAGCAGAAACCCGACATTTTCATCCACCGTTAAGGAATCAAACAGCGCAGAATTTTGAAAGACCAAACTGATGCCAAGGCTTCCTCGACTGTCTTCTACCAACCCTCGGCGCAACTGTCCCCGAAGGTAGATTTCCCCTGAATCAGGTTCCAACAATCCAGCCATGACCCGCAAGATTGTGGATTTTCCTGTACCCGATGGGCCAATGATTCCCAGCGCTTCACCTCGATAGATCGTTAGATTGACTTGATCTAACACAACATTGTTCCCGAAGGCTTTGCTTACATCCCTCAGTTCAATTAGTGGTTCGGCCATAAATTTTAGATGGAGATGAACAGGCTAAAGGTGCGGCGCAGCCCATCATGAGGCGGTTTTAGCATCGATCGACGAGATCTTTTACAAGAAACAGATGAATGCATAGGTTCAGTTGTAGCTTAGATTGGTATTCTTTTGCTTGGGTTGAGATACCTAGCAGTTGCTTGAAAAGATAGTAGGCATGGCTAATCGAGATACTGAATCTGACCAGATCCCCTCACCCTGGACCTCTCCGAACACGGTGGAGAAGCGATCCGGCTCTCTGCTCCCTCCGGAGAAGAGCTAGAGATGAGGGCAACTCCAACTTGAATTCAGCCACGCCAAAGATTAATTATTCTGCTACAGTTCATAGCTCTACTCTCGAACCCCCATTCCCCCCACCTGCGCTGATTTACTGAAGAGTTGCTAAAGTTACTCAGATGTTCTGGAAAGAAGTTAATTCTCCAGATATATACGTAGTGAACGGTTAGGATCGATCACTTTTAGATCACTTCACGTTGAGACTTTGATGACCAGATTCCTTAAACCAGGCTCAACCGTCAACCCTTCTACGCTTTCATCCCTCATCCGCTATGTCAAACGGTCTTATTAAACAAGCTCTAGCTGTCCTTAAACAAGAGTCTCGCTCCCGAACTCCTCATCGCGTTAATCGTTGGTTTAAGTGGCTAGCCCCCGGATTACTCATCAAGCGATGGCTGTTGATAAGTGCGGTAGGATTTGTGTTTGTGGGGTTAGGTCTGGCAATTTGGTCAAACCTGACCCCGATTTTCTATCTCAGTGAACTAATTCGCTATTTGCTGCGAGAACTGACTGAACTATTGCCCAATTATGTCAGCGGGCCGATCGCCGTTATTGCTGGATTGTTGCTAATTTTTTGGGGACAGACCCGCAGCCTTGGGGCCATTACCGAAGTCCTCATGCCGGAGGGTGATGAAGAACTAGTCGATCGCCTCATGGCCCATCGTCGGTTGCATCGCGGCCCCAAAATTGTGGTGCTGGGTGGTGGCACTGGGCTTTCCACATTGCTGCGTGGACTGAAAACCTACAGTGCTAATATTACGGCGATTGTCACGGTAGCGGATGATGGTGGGTCATCAGGACGCTTGCGGCGAGAAATCGGCGTGTTGCCACCGGGCGATATTCGCAACTGCTTGGCAGCACTAGCCGATGAAGAAAAATTGCTGACGGAACTGTTTCAATATCGGTTTCGAGCGGGTGAGGGGCTGAACGGCCATAGCTTTGGCAACTTGTTTTTGACGGTGATGAGTGAAGTAACGGGCGATCTGGAGCAAGCGATCGCCGCGAGTTCAAAAGTCCTGGCAATTCGTGGTCAAGTCTTGCCCTCTACCCTTACCGACATGCGGCTGTGGGCCGAACTGGCAGATGGACGCATTATCGAAGGAGAATCCAACATTACCAAAGCGGCTGGCAAAATTGTACGCATTGGTTGCACACCGACCAATCCACCAGCCCTCCCCAAAGCCCTGCAAGCCATTGCTGAAGCTGATTATATTGTTATCGGCCCTGGTTCGCTTTATACCAGCATTATTCCGAATCTATTGGTTCCAGACATTGCTGCCGCGATCGCTCGCCGCAAAGTTCCACGGGTGTATGTCTGCAACATCATGACGCAACCGGGTGAAACCGATGGCTTTACGGTCTCAGATCACATCCGTACAATTGATGAAGTTTGCGGTGCCCAATTGTTTGATGTGGTGCTGGTACAGAAAACCTCTCCATCTGCCCAGTCCCTCATTCGCTATGCTCAAGAAGGCTCCCATCCAGTCTATTTTGATCGGGAAGCAGTGGGCTTGTTAGGACGACGGGCTATTGTGGCCAATGTCATGGATGAAGATGAACAAGGATTGCTGCGGCATAGCTCTGAGCGCTTAGCCCGAATTTTGCTGCGTTGGTACACTCGAACTCAAGGGTTGTAGTATCAGTGAATGGGCAAAAGTGAACGGGCAAATGAGTTGACGAGGGATGGGTAGTGACCCTGATTCATCAATTTCAATAGCAGCGCGTAAAATGGAAGCCTGATTCTGGCATTAGGGATGGTCAAGGTAGTATGGGCTGTTTACAAGCCGAGCAAAACTGGTAGGTGGAAAGAAGGTTGAGAAAATAAGGTTAAAAATTATGTCTGAGGCGTTGTTGCGATCGTTGGTTTGGATGGATTATCGCCTAGCGGTCTTGTTTACAGTGATTTTTCCGCTGGTTTTGCTGATTTGGGCCCTTGTGAAACGGGCAGAAGCGATGCAGCGGCTGCTGATTATCTACTGGCGTGTGGCCAGTTTACTCGCTATTACTATCTATCTGATGATTGGTGGATTTCCATTTAGCTTTATTCCAGCCGTGGCGGCCCGGGTGCTGATTCCGATCGGGCTATGGTTTTGGGTAGATCTCAACGAAGAAATTGACGATCAACGCCGCACTCCGCTGAAGCTAGCGTTCACCTCGTGGCGATGGGCGGTTACGGTCTACTGTGTGTTAGGTGTGTTGGCGACCCTTCCATTTCTTCAGTGCGCCTTTTCTACCGAAACGTTTGCCTCACCGTTTTGTCAAGTGTGGCTGGAGGCACCAATCGGCTTCAAGAATTTCTTCCATCCCAAAGTCAATAATGAAGGCTTTTTAGGGTTTCTCGGAATTGTAGGATTAATTATCTATGTCCTCTACCTGTCCTATTTTGTGGTCTTCCGGTTAGGCAAGCAAGGACGCACAGCGGTAGAGCAGTAGTTGATAGTTGAGCGTTGAGCGTTCGAATGAGGGGTTAGCAATGGGGAGAGAGACTGATGAACAGGTCGATCGGATTTCGCTTAGAGCAATACACGCTGAAGCGCCCGCAAGAAGTGCTGTTGGTGACGGCTGAAATAGCGGGTGAACGAGATCAGGTGGCCATTTTTCGTGGGTTTTCCAGTTCACTGATGCGCTCTACCCACCCCGACCCGGATGTGCCCGTTCTACCGGAAGAAGCCCAAATTGTGACCATCGATCGGTTGCAGAGTCCTTATAATCCTGCCTCGCCTCGCTATATCCAACAAGGTTTGTCATTAGAAGAGATGCAAACACTTTTAGCAGAGGTGCAGGTTTAAAAGAGCAAATTTGAACGAGATCGGCTGACAAACCTGTCTTTGGCGAGAGAACTATCTCAGGAATTTTGCGTACACTATCAAACAGATTGCACGCTAAGCTGCAAAGATTAAATTTTGTTTAATTTGTAGCAGTTTCGGAACTCATCGCCGATTGCTTAATTGACAGAAATAGCACCTCCCTGTAATGGATTCCGTAACAGTTGATTGTGCGCTTTGCGGATAACCGTGTTATGCTCCGCTGTGAGTGTGATGTATGGAGTGAAAAAACAATATGGTGTTGTCTTCTGTGCCGCCGACTGAGACGGCGATCGCTGCGCCTCAAACCCACTCGAAGCCGGTGCGCTCGAATCCTGTTTCACCGAACTCGATTCAGCCCAGTTGGGGAGTTGTGTCATTGCCCTCGACTCGTTTATTTGGAACCGATGGCATTCGGGGACGGGTTGGCGATCTCTTGACCGCTCCACTAGCGCTACAGGTTGGCTTTTGGGCAGGACAGGTGCTTCGGCGGCATCATGGTGAGGCTGGCGCAATTGTAATGGGTCAAGACTCGCGCAATTCTAGCGATATGCTAGCGATGGCTCTGTCGGCTGGGCTAACGGCAGCAGGATTAGAAGTGTGGAATGTGGGTTTGTGTCCTACACCAGCGGTTGCTCATTTAACGAGTACAACCCCTGGGGCGATCGGGGGAGTGATGATTTCGGCTAGTCACAATCCTCCTGAAGACAATGGCATCAAATTCTTTAACGCAACCGGAGCTAAACTTTCTCCAGAATTGCAATCCGACATGGAAGCAGCCCTACGTGGTAACTTTTCAGACTACAAACCCATTTCGGCAAGTTGGGGACAGCAGCAGCATCGCGCCGATCTAGTGGCAAACTACCTCGAATCGCTTCAGCGACCCCTATTGCCCCAGCTAACGCTAAGTGGGTTGCGTATAGTTCTGGATCTAGCTTGGGGAGCCGCGACTTACATTGCTCCAAGGGTATTTACTGAAATGGGTGCCGAAGTCATCTGCTTGCACGATCGAGCGGATGGCGATCGAATCAATGTCAACTGTGGTTCCACCCATCCACAACACTTGCAGGCAACGGTTCAAGCCTGTGGAGCCGATATAGGATTTGCATTTGATGGCGATGCCGATCGGGTTATTGCTGTGGATGGACAAGGACGATTGGTAGATGGGGATTACATTCTTTACCTGTGGGGGCAAGCCCTGAAGCGAACCAACCAACTCCCCGACAACTTGATTGTGTCAACCGTGATGGCCAACCTTGGCTTTGAACGAGCTTGGCAGCGGCAGGGTGGCACTCTGATTCGGACAGCCGTGGGCGATCAATATGTTCATGCCGAAATGCAACGCCGAGGCGCAAAGCTGGGCGGCGAGCAGTCTGGACATATCCTCTGTCCCCATTATGGGGTGTCGGGTGATGGTTTATTAACGGCGCTACACTTGGCTGCGCTGGTTCAGCAAACAGGCACTAGCCTAGCTGAGTTAGTCAATCAAAGCTTTCAAACCTATCCCCAAATTCTACGCAATGTGCGCGTAGACGATCGTGAACGGCGGCTGAACTGGCAACAGAGCGATCGCTTACAGCAAGCGATCGCTGATGCAGAAGCAGCGATGGGCGATCAGGGACGAGTATTAGTTCGTGCCTCTGGAACAGAACCCCTCATTCGCGTCATGGTAGAAGCCGTGAGTGCTGAACTAACCCATTATTGGACTGAGAGTTTAGTGCTGGCGGTGCAGCGGTACGTCGGTTAGGACGTTGGGGGTTGGGAGTTAAAGGTCAGGGAATTCGATAGTTTTTGAAATTGCCCGCCTTTCCCAACCTCTGCTTCCTTATGCCCGTTCTCTATCCGGTTGCACCGTATGCCCGACCCCTCTCAATCTCTTCTTGGCAAGGAGAGGAGCCGGTGGCGGTGGGGTGAATGCCATGCCGCATGACAACGAATGGGGATTAAACAAACGTAGCTAGAGCGCTTAGAACGACCTTGCTTCATCTACCCTTGATCTATTCTTTTGCTGGAACAACACGATCGAGTAGAATAACTCTCCGTGTACCTGATTGTGATTTTCTATGCTGACAGCCAACCAGCTTAACAATGCGTTGACGCTGTTTTTTAGCCTAATGGTGGAAGCTATCCCCTTTTTGCTGCTCGGGGTGCTATTTTCTAGTGCTTTGTTGCTGTTTGTAGACGAGCGCAAATTGGTGGCAGCAGTTCCACGGCATCCTTTACTGGCAGCGTTGGCTGGTAGTTTAATTGGCTGCCTGTTTCCAGTTTGCGAATGTGGCAATGTGCCAGTGGCGCGGCGGCTGATCGTGCAAGGGGCCCCGTCGTCAATGGCGATCGGGTTTTTGTTGGCGGCTCCCACTGTGAATCCAATCGTGTTTTGGGCAACCTGGACGGCCTTTCGCGATCAGCCCGAAGTGGTATTTCTGCGAGTTGGCTTTACGTTGCTGATTGCCTCAATTGTAGGGTGGGTGTTTAGTACTCAGGCTGATTTGCGGCCGCTGTTGCAGCCAACGGTGACGCGAGCCATGCCCTCTCAATCAACTCAGGCGCGTTCCTCCTCAACTCGAAGCCATGGTAACGGCGCGACGACTGATTCAGACTTGGCGCTGCTGCAATCCGGTACGTTTCTGCTGGGAACCGGAACACAACCGCAGCGGTTGGATGACCCAGCTATGTTATCCACTAATCTGGCCTTGTCGCGCCCGTGGACAGATCGCCTGCCGCTGATGCTCGACAATGTTGTGCAAGAACTGCGGGAGTTAGGCGGGGTGCTGATTCTGGGAGCCGCAATCGCATCCATCATTCAAATTGCGGCCCCTCGCGAAGTGATTCTGGGATTGGGGCAAAACACCATCACCTCGATTTTGGCGATGATGTTGCTGGCCTGTGTTGTGTCCATTTGCTCGACCGTTGATTCATTCTTTGCCCTATCGTTTGCTTCTACTTTCACCACAGGCTCCCTATTGGCGTTCTTAGTCTTTGGGCCTATGATTGACCTGAAGAATATTGCCCTACTGTGGTCGGTGTTCCGAGCTAGAGCTATTATTTATCTGTTTGTTTTGGCTGCGCAATTAACCTTCCTGTTGTCTTTACTGGTGAATCTGTATATTTAGTTAACCAATCCGCTGATTCCTTATTGATTAGTGTTTCGTTCCTCAGTGATTATGCTCCTCGCTGTCGTGGCTTCAATGTCGCGATTGATGCGATTGATTTAGGCGATTGATTCCCTGGTGCTGCAATGACCGTTAAACCCAGTAAATCTAAGTTGACTATT
This genomic interval carries:
- a CDS encoding DUF3177 family protein; its protein translation is MSEALLRSLVWMDYRLAVLFTVIFPLVLLIWALVKRAEAMQRLLIIYWRVASLLAITIYLMIGGFPFSFIPAVAARVLIPIGLWFWVDLNEEIDDQRRTPLKLAFTSWRWAVTVYCVLGVLATLPFLQCAFSTETFASPFCQVWLEAPIGFKNFFHPKVNNEGFLGFLGIVGLIIYVLYLSYFVVFRLGKQGRTAVEQ
- a CDS encoding ABC transporter ATP-binding protein, whose protein sequence is MAEPLIELRDVSKAFGNNVVLDQVNLTIYRGEALGIIGPSGTGKSTILRVMAGLLEPDSGEIYLRGQLRRGLVEDSRGSLGISLVFQNSALFDSLTVDENVGFLLYQHSHLPRHRIRQLVEDKLEMVGLPGTGHLYPAELSGGMRKRVSLARAIMENPENPAENPEVLLYDEPTAGLDPIASTIIEDLIRDLQHRQGGCGTYAIVTHQHSTIRRATDRIVFLYQGKVKWQGQVEDVDTTDDPAVQQFFSGSVEGPIQVMS
- a CDS encoding MlaD family protein — translated: MRSRTIREGSVGLLFLLGLTLFGGLILWIRGFDLNRRGYRFTIEFTNIAGMELGAPVRYRGVAVGRTVAVRPAANIVAVDVEVKPATLLIPQNSIIQVIQTGLIGETYIDIEPQVSLPPDMVASNPLSDTCDSSTVICNGDRLEGLSGVNFSELIGSITRFTNLFSNPEIVGEIRTLTRNSADAADGVAELSREVSSLSQVVRQELGQLSDTANGSVASVGRAADTIALTAAQVDELITSNRTVLISTLDNINGTTQELQTILGSLSPMLEEGGFVTNLESLSINAAEASTNLRNLTEAVGSSENLLLLQQTLDSARATFQNVQKITADLDELTGDPNFRDDVRDLINNLSNLMSATQTLQQRAQLAQMLDSADVTLRSSPWQPTNLPLLETGIAPVESDIPVSTEFSASPRRADRNRNQQTPTRPRHSPSRSTISPASSLD
- the glmM gene encoding phosphoglucosamine mutase yields the protein MVLSSVPPTETAIAAPQTHSKPVRSNPVSPNSIQPSWGVVSLPSTRLFGTDGIRGRVGDLLTAPLALQVGFWAGQVLRRHHGEAGAIVMGQDSRNSSDMLAMALSAGLTAAGLEVWNVGLCPTPAVAHLTSTTPGAIGGVMISASHNPPEDNGIKFFNATGAKLSPELQSDMEAALRGNFSDYKPISASWGQQQHRADLVANYLESLQRPLLPQLTLSGLRIVLDLAWGAATYIAPRVFTEMGAEVICLHDRADGDRINVNCGSTHPQHLQATVQACGADIGFAFDGDADRVIAVDGQGRLVDGDYILYLWGQALKRTNQLPDNLIVSTVMANLGFERAWQRQGGTLIRTAVGDQYVHAEMQRRGAKLGGEQSGHILCPHYGVSGDGLLTALHLAALVQQTGTSLAELVNQSFQTYPQILRNVRVDDRERRLNWQQSDRLQQAIADAEAAMGDQGRVLVRASGTEPLIRVMVEAVSAELTHYWTESLVLAVQRYVG
- a CDS encoding permease, with the translated sequence MLTANQLNNALTLFFSLMVEAIPFLLLGVLFSSALLLFVDERKLVAAVPRHPLLAALAGSLIGCLFPVCECGNVPVARRLIVQGAPSSMAIGFLLAAPTVNPIVFWATWTAFRDQPEVVFLRVGFTLLIASIVGWVFSTQADLRPLLQPTVTRAMPSQSTQARSSSTRSHGNGATTDSDLALLQSGTFLLGTGTQPQRLDDPAMLSTNLALSRPWTDRLPLMLDNVVQELRELGGVLILGAAIASIIQIAAPREVILGLGQNTITSILAMMLLACVVSICSTVDSFFALSFASTFTTGSLLAFLVFGPMIDLKNIALLWSVFRARAIIYLFVLAAQLTFLLSLLVNLYI
- a CDS encoding gluconeogenesis factor YvcK family protein, producing MSNGLIKQALAVLKQESRSRTPHRVNRWFKWLAPGLLIKRWLLISAVGFVFVGLGLAIWSNLTPIFYLSELIRYLLRELTELLPNYVSGPIAVIAGLLLIFWGQTRSLGAITEVLMPEGDEELVDRLMAHRRLHRGPKIVVLGGGTGLSTLLRGLKTYSANITAIVTVADDGGSSGRLRREIGVLPPGDIRNCLAALADEEKLLTELFQYRFRAGEGLNGHSFGNLFLTVMSEVTGDLEQAIAASSKVLAIRGQVLPSTLTDMRLWAELADGRIIEGESNITKAAGKIVRIGCTPTNPPALPKALQAIAEADYIVIGPGSLYTSIIPNLLVPDIAAAIARRKVPRVYVCNIMTQPGETDGFTVSDHIRTIDEVCGAQLFDVVLVQKTSPSAQSLIRYAQEGSHPVYFDREAVGLLGRRAIVANVMDEDEQGLLRHSSERLARILLRWYTRTQGL
- a CDS encoding DUF7734 family protein: MNRSIGFRLEQYTLKRPQEVLLVTAEIAGERDQVAIFRGFSSSLMRSTHPDPDVPVLPEEAQIVTIDRLQSPYNPASPRYIQQGLSLEEMQTLLAEVQV